One window of Corallococcus silvisoli genomic DNA carries:
- the purE gene encoding 5-(carboxyamino)imidazole ribonucleotide mutase, whose translation MGGRSDLEHLQPAIDILAELRIPHEVRIVSAHRTPDWMMEYASTAEGRGLSVIIAAAGGAAHLPGMVSSKTLLPVLGVPMPTTVLSGFDALLSIVQMPKGVPVGTQAIGKPGAANAALHAAAILALKYPEVRERLGAWRKARTDEVLAQREVAG comes from the coding sequence ATGGGCGGCAGAAGCGACCTCGAACACCTGCAACCGGCGATCGACATCCTCGCCGAGCTGCGCATCCCGCATGAGGTGCGCATCGTGTCCGCGCACCGCACCCCGGACTGGATGATGGAGTACGCGTCCACCGCGGAGGGGCGCGGCCTGTCCGTCATCATCGCCGCGGCGGGCGGCGCGGCGCACCTGCCCGGAATGGTGTCCAGCAAGACGCTGCTGCCCGTGCTGGGCGTGCCCATGCCCACCACGGTGCTCTCCGGCTTCGACGCGCTGCTCTCCATCGTGCAGATGCCCAAGGGCGTCCCGGTGGGCACGCAGGCCATCGGGAAGCCGGGGGCCGCCAACGCGGCGCTGCACGCGGCGGCCATCCTGGCGCTGAAGTACCCGGAGGTCCGCGAGCGGCTGGGCGCGTGGCGCAAGGCGCGCACCGACGAGGTCC